From Fundulus heteroclitus isolate FHET01 chromosome 5, MU-UCD_Fhet_4.1, whole genome shotgun sequence, a single genomic window includes:
- the mcoln1a gene encoding mucolipin-1a yields MAATGRRDSSAEQAGLFSSVSHYGSTESSGEHDRPTNSNGSNHNKPNIPTPAAGHWVSANQEEEDMRRKLKYFFMSPCDKYHAKGRKPFKLVLQLLKIVIVTAQLTVFGISNQVAVTFKEENTMTFKNLFLKEYDPSSDDSFAVYTQKDVYDHMFYTIEKYLTLPETTVGRYAYVYNAGVNGSALSLCQQYYKKGQIDPANDTFNIDPLVVTDCIGVNPLSVPQTQLTSSYKNFTLKFHKLINVTIQFQLKAINIQTIINNEIPDCYTFHITIVMDNQAHSGKVKIWLENKAMIRECKDPSVSGHAESYARVAFDVTVALVCLLSLILCGRSLLRGVMLQQEYVRYFKESLDRKVCWTDRLEFINGWYILLIISDIFTITGSFIKIGIESKTISSYDICGILLGTSTLLVWVGVIRYLTFFQKYNILIITLRAAFPNVIRFCCCVAVIYLGYCFCGWIVLGPYHVKFRSLSMVSECLFSLINGDDMFVTFSEMQESSTLVWVFSQLYLYTFISLFIYMVLSLFIALITGAYETIKHQTQESMHITDLHAFIAECTDAPTSGKFRGVETSPCSFFCCCDRTTTYEDVLLVN; encoded by the exons CAGAACAAGCAGGCTTGTTCTCCTCAGTCAGCCACTATGGCTCCACAGAAAGCAGCGGAGAACACGACCGTCCGACAAACAGCAACGGCAGCAACCATAACAAGCCGAACATTCCCACGCCGGCCGCAGGCCACTGGGTCAGTGCCAATCAAGAGGAGGAGGACATGCGCAGGAAGCTCAAGTACTTCTTCATGAGTCCGTGTGATAAATATCACGCCAAAGGACGTAAACCCTTCAAGCTGGTCCTGCAGCTGCTCAAGATCGTCATTGTCACAGCTCAG TTAACCGTGTTTGGCATCAGCAACCAGGTGGCCGTCACCTTCAAGGAGGAGAACACCATGACGTTCAAGAACCTCTTTCTCAAAGAGTACGATCCGTCATCTGATGACTCCTTCGCTGTTTACACCCAGAAGGACGTCTACGACCACATGTTTTACACTATAGAAAAG TATCTCACCTTACCCGAGACCACAGTGGGGCGCTACGCCTACGTCTACAACGCCGGTGTGAATGGCAGCGCCCTCTCCCTCTGCCAACAGTactacaagaagggacagatCGATCCGGCCAACGACACGTTCAACATAGACCCTCTGGTCGTCACAG ACTGCATCGGGGTGAATCCTCTGTCTGTCCCCCAAACTCAGCTCACCAGCAGCTACAAGAACTTCACGCTCAAGTTCCACAA attgaTTAATGTCACCATACAGTTCCAGCTGAAGGCCATTAATATACAGACCATCATCAACAACGAGATACCAGACTGCTACACTTTCCACATTACA atAGTGATGGACAACCAGGCTCACAGTGGCAAGGTGAAAATCTGGTTAGAAAACAAGGCGATGATACGGGAATGTAAAGACCCAAGTGTCTCTGGTCACG CTGAGAGCTATGCACGCGTAGCGTTTGACGTGACGGTGGCTCTGGTGTGCCTGCTGTCCCTGATCCTATGTGGGCGCTCCCTGCTGCGAGGCGTCATGCTGCAACAG GAGTACGTGCGGTACTTCAAGGAGTCTCTGGATCGTAAAGTGTGCTGGACGGACCGGCTTGAGTTTATTAACGGCTGGTATATTCTTCTCATCATCAGCGACATCTTTACCATCACAGGCAGCTTCATCAAAATCGGCATTGAATCAAAG ACCATCTCATCCTATGACATCTGTGGCATCCTACTGGGGACCTCAACCCTTTTGGTGTGGGTGGGGGTCATTCGCTACCTCACGTTTTTCCAAAAGTACAAC ATTCTCATCATCACACTTCGAGCGGCGTTTCCCAATGTGATTCGCTTCTGCTGCTGCGTAGCTGTCATCTATCTGGGTTACTGCTTCTGTGGCTGGATCGTACTCGGACCGTACCACGTGAAG TTCCGCTCCCTGTCGATGGTGTCGGAGTGCCTCTTCTCCCTCATCAATGGGGACGACATGTTTGTGACGTTCTCGGAGATGCAGGAGAGCAGCACTCTGGTGTGGGTGTTCAGCCAGCTCTACCTCTACACCTTCATCTCCCTGTTCATCTACATGGTGCTGTCTCTGTTTATCGCTCTCATCACTGGAGCCTACGAGACCATTAAG CACCAAACCCAAGAATCGATGCACATCACAGATTTGCACGCCTTTATAGCAGAGTGTACAGATGCACCAACCTCTGGGAAGTTCAGGGGAGTGGAGACGTCTCCCTGCtccttcttctgctgctgtgacCG GACAACAACATATGAAGACGTCCTGCTGGTAAACTGA